In one Cygnus olor isolate bCygOlo1 chromosome 27, bCygOlo1.pri.v2, whole genome shotgun sequence genomic region, the following are encoded:
- the CAMK2B gene encoding calcium/calmodulin-dependent protein kinase type II subunit beta, whose amino-acid sequence MSLPISLPGSLPEFLPVLLPACLAASCPCSCLHPCPYPCLHPCWYCSCSLTCALVGSPACILGVIPARTPACVLVGAPACPLPVFLRACLPGCLPCPYPCLYPTRTPAHIPDCPRTPAPTPARTPAHIPDCPRTPAPTPARPLPARPADGLPAVLSKNNKPIHTTILNPHVHVIGEDAACIAYIRLTQYLDAQGRPRTSQSEETRVWHRREGKWQNVHFHGSGAPVAPLQ is encoded by the exons atgtccctgcccataTCCCTGCCCGGATCCCTGCCTGAATTCCTGCCTGtgctcctccctgcctgcttgGCTGCCAGCTGCCCGTGCTCCTGCCTGCACCCTTGCCCATATCCCTGCCTGCATCCTTGCTGGTACTGCTCCTGCAGCCTTA CCTGTGCCCTTGTTGGTAGCCCTGCCTGTATCCTTGGGGTTATCCCTGCCCGCACCCCTGC CTGTGTCCTTGTTggtgctcctgcctgccccctgccTGTGTTCCTCcgtgcctgcctgcctgggtGTCTGCCCTGCCCGTACCCCTGCCTCTACCCTACCCGTACCCCTGCCCATATCCCCGACTGCCCTCGTACCCCTGCCCCTACCCCTGCCCGTACCCCTGCCCATATCCCCGACTGCCCTCGTACCCCTGCCCCTACCCCTgcccgccccctgcccgcccgaCCCGCTGACGGGCTGCCCGCAGTGCTGTCCAAGAACAACAAGCCGATCCACACGACCATCCTGAACCCCCACGTGCACGTCATCGGGGAGGACGCCGCCTGCATCGCCTACATCCGCCTCACGCAGTACCTGGACGCGCAGGGCCGCCCGCGCACCAGCCAGTCGGAGGAGACGCGCGTCTGGCACCGCCGCGAGGGCAAGTGGCAGAACGTCCACTTCCACGGCTCCGGGGCGCCCGTCGCCCCCCTCCAGTGA